One window of Gemmatimonadaceae bacterium genomic DNA carries:
- a CDS encoding class I SAM-dependent methyltransferase, with translation MRTVVIHGRITRDDAAAGLRLPSTASMNTPVASYYDANAELEWSRLDLPLCRIEFLSTLHLIERYFGPPGRNCDIGGGPGRYTIELARRGFATTLVDVSARALGLATEGLRRNGLKADRVMLADARELAGVQSRSFDSALLLGPLYHIGDLAGREQALGELLRILRPGGIAIVAYLNAWGLLRTGLNDFPDWYRERSTFSALLEGRSFRAGQLTGFTESHWSTPPAALQEVRDAGFELVTYAGAESFASGMAPALQRMQLERRVAYDTAVQVAATLCELPQYRDATDHLLLVVRRPPG, from the coding sequence GTGCGCACCGTCGTGATCCACGGGCGGATCACCCGCGACGACGCCGCCGCCGGGCTGCGTCTCCCCAGCACTGCCTCGATGAACACGCCTGTCGCGAGCTACTACGACGCGAATGCCGAGCTCGAGTGGTCGCGGCTCGACCTGCCGCTCTGCCGGATCGAGTTCCTCAGCACCCTGCATCTCATCGAGCGCTACTTCGGCCCGCCGGGCCGAAACTGCGACATCGGCGGTGGTCCGGGTCGCTACACCATCGAACTGGCCCGTCGCGGATTCGCCACGACCCTCGTGGACGTCTCGGCGCGGGCACTCGGGCTCGCGACCGAGGGGCTTCGGCGCAACGGGCTGAAGGCCGACCGGGTCATGCTCGCCGACGCGCGCGAGCTGGCCGGCGTCCAGTCGCGCAGCTTCGACTCGGCGCTCCTGCTCGGGCCCCTCTACCACATCGGCGACCTGGCCGGCCGCGAGCAGGCGCTCGGCGAACTCCTGCGGATCCTGCGCCCGGGCGGCATCGCCATCGTCGCCTACCTCAACGCGTGGGGCCTGCTCCGCACCGGGTTGAACGACTTCCCCGACTGGTACCGCGAGCGCTCCACGTTCAGCGCGCTGCTGGAGGGTCGATCGTTCCGTGCCGGCCAGCTCACCGGCTTCACCGAGAGCCACTGGTCCACGCCACCGGCCGCGCTGCAGGAGGTGCGCGACGCCGGCTTCGAGCTGGTGACCTATGCCGGCGCCGAGAGCTTCGCCTCGGGGATGGCACCGGCGTTGCAGCGCATGCAGCTGGAGCGCCGCGTGGCGTATGACACGGCGGTCCAGGTGGCGGCCACGCTCTGCGAGCTGCCCCAGTACCGCGACGCGACCGACCACCTGCTGCTCGTGGTACGCCGCCCGCCGGGCTGA
- a CDS encoding M1 family metallopeptidase, translated as MHPRISATLLLTAAALSPAAGQGRPAPRPVTDTSIFAPLVLPTANEFRAGSGAPGAKYWQNRASYTIRTTLDTTTTSVRSELSLQYTNNSPDTLHFLWLQTEQNAFKSKSLNSFIFPEDSRFGARGFEGGYTFTRVEQRLGTPTAARRVKLTTRVQETVTKVDLAEPLAPGRSATIEIAYRFTVPEHGADRMGRDGSLYEIAQWYPRVAVYDDARGWNIEPYLGQGEFYLDFGDYNLEITVPAGYIVAATGALENPRDVLTTTQLARLNAAASTDSVIRIITAAELRSGAARPRTTGMLTWKFAAKNVRDAVWAASPDFQWDGTSWKGIYAFAYYRPSAADNWHDAADQSRMSIQEYSERWFMYPWPHISAIEGPISGMEYPMIAMENRSEDVYDLFNVVTHEIGHMWFPMIVASNERAYMWQDEGFNTFINTFAEARRYPRKGDQMARAAEERGMVEQVMRAGVEGAIVTGPDRIDPRLLGISAYVKPSVGLQLLRQEILGPDAFDDAFRTYIRRWAYKHPTPADFFRTMEDAGGRRLDWFWRGWFLENARYDQAVDTVVMRKDGDTTRVVIAYGNRERGVLPIRARLTFSDGSTEDHDYPAEVWSTNTVRYVRRYSFAGRTLVKVEIDPEARIPDISRGNNTWLATGAQAKPVLP; from the coding sequence ATGCATCCACGGATCTCCGCCACCCTGCTCCTCACTGCCGCGGCCCTGTCGCCCGCCGCCGGCCAGGGCCGGCCGGCACCCCGACCGGTCACCGACACCTCGATCTTCGCGCCGCTCGTCCTGCCCACCGCCAACGAATTCCGCGCCGGCAGCGGCGCGCCGGGCGCGAAGTACTGGCAGAACCGGGCCAGCTACACCATCCGCACCACCCTCGACACCACCACCACGTCGGTGCGCAGCGAGCTCTCGCTGCAGTACACCAACAACTCCCCCGACACGCTCCACTTCCTCTGGCTGCAGACGGAGCAGAACGCGTTCAAGTCGAAGTCGCTGAACAGCTTCATCTTCCCCGAGGACTCGCGCTTCGGCGCCCGCGGGTTCGAGGGGGGCTACACCTTCACCCGCGTGGAGCAGCGACTGGGAACGCCCACGGCCGCGCGCCGGGTGAAACTCACGACCCGCGTGCAGGAGACGGTCACCAAGGTGGACCTGGCCGAGCCGCTGGCGCCGGGCCGCAGCGCGACGATCGAGATCGCCTACCGCTTCACGGTGCCGGAGCATGGCGCCGACCGCATGGGCCGCGACGGGTCGCTCTACGAGATCGCGCAGTGGTATCCGCGCGTGGCGGTGTACGACGACGCCCGCGGCTGGAACATCGAGCCGTACCTGGGCCAGGGCGAGTTCTACCTCGACTTCGGCGACTACAACCTCGAGATCACGGTGCCGGCCGGCTACATCGTCGCCGCCACGGGGGCACTCGAGAACCCACGCGACGTGCTCACCACCACGCAGCTCGCGCGCCTGAACGCCGCGGCGTCCACCGACTCGGTGATCCGCATCATCACGGCCGCCGAGCTGCGGTCGGGGGCGGCCCGCCCGCGCACCACCGGCATGCTGACCTGGAAGTTCGCGGCGAAGAACGTGCGGGACGCGGTCTGGGCCGCCTCCCCCGACTTCCAGTGGGATGGCACGAGCTGGAAGGGGATCTACGCCTTCGCCTACTACCGGCCGAGCGCCGCCGACAACTGGCACGATGCCGCCGACCAGTCGCGGATGTCGATCCAGGAGTACTCCGAGCGCTGGTTCATGTACCCGTGGCCGCACATTTCGGCCATCGAGGGCCCGATCAGCGGCATGGAGTACCCGATGATCGCGATGGAGAACCGGAGCGAGGACGTGTACGACCTGTTCAACGTGGTGACGCACGAGATCGGCCACATGTGGTTCCCGATGATCGTGGCCAGCAACGAGCGCGCGTACATGTGGCAGGACGAGGGGTTCAACACCTTCATCAACACCTTCGCCGAGGCGCGCCGCTACCCGCGGAAGGGTGACCAGATGGCGCGTGCCGCCGAGGAGCGCGGGATGGTGGAGCAGGTCATGCGCGCCGGTGTCGAGGGGGCGATCGTGACCGGACCGGACCGCATCGACCCGCGCCTGCTGGGCATCTCGGCGTACGTGAAGCCGAGTGTGGGCCTCCAGCTGCTGCGGCAGGAGATCCTCGGCCCGGACGCCTTCGATGACGCGTTCCGCACCTACATCCGGCGCTGGGCGTACAAGCATCCCACGCCGGCCGACTTCTTCCGCACGATGGAAGATGCCGGTGGCCGGCGGCTGGACTGGTTCTGGCGCGGCTGGTTCCTGGAGAACGCGCGCTACGACCAGGCGGTGGACACGGTGGTGATGCGCAAGGACGGCGACACCACGCGCGTGGTCATCGCCTACGGCAACCGCGAGCGTGGTGTGCTGCCGATCCGTGCGCGCCTGACCTTCAGCGACGGCAGCACCGAGGACCACGACTATCCGGCCGAGGTGTGGAGCACCAACACCGTGCGCTACGTCCGCCGCTACAGCTTCGCAGGCCGGACGCTGGTGAAGGTGGAAATCGATCCCGAGGCCCGGATCCCCGATATCTCGCGGGGAAACAACACCTGGCTGGCGACCGGTGCGCAGGCGAAGCCGGTGCTGCCGTAA
- a CDS encoding dihydrofolate reductase family protein, whose product MRTLVYAMDVTLDGFIARDDGTCEALSCTAESAAHRAVAAGDVDCVVTGRVAFEARVRDGLLRTWPALHQVVVTQTLHPSAVPGVQLLGADVASRIRDLKASAGATILLAGGAELATTLMRHGLIDELSLCVHPVVFGSGIGLFTEGLAGVPLVRRQLVAGAAGRIHLRHAVVSQRGAVS is encoded by the coding sequence ATGCGGACCCTCGTCTATGCCATGGATGTGACGCTCGACGGATTCATCGCCCGCGATGACGGCACCTGCGAGGCACTGTCGTGCACCGCGGAGAGTGCCGCCCACCGTGCGGTGGCCGCCGGCGATGTGGACTGTGTGGTCACCGGACGCGTGGCATTCGAGGCGCGCGTCCGCGACGGGCTGCTCCGCACCTGGCCGGCGCTGCACCAGGTCGTCGTGACGCAGACGCTGCACCCGTCGGCGGTTCCGGGCGTGCAACTGCTTGGCGCGGATGTCGCATCACGCATCCGCGACCTCAAGGCGTCGGCCGGTGCCACGATCCTGCTGGCCGGCGGCGCTGAACTCGCGACGACGCTCATGCGCCACGGCCTGATCGACGAACTCTCGCTCTGCGTGCACCCGGTGGTGTTCGGCTCCGGGATCGGCCTGTTCACGGAGGGCCTGGCCGGAGTTCCACTCGTGCGCCGGCAGCTGGTGGCTGGCGCGGCGGGTCGGATTCACCTGCGGCATGCGGTCGTGTCGCAGCGGGGGGCCGTGTCCTGA
- a CDS encoding helix-turn-helix transcriptional regulator: MSLPLQAVAAFLADFNIPHCWFSSANHTTGLSGVLGWRPEEIAGVERELGTIAANLLGTRGRPAHAECAPILVCVGTRRVSVVVRVYRTGPSTHRLLCVLVPSTATPEAGQDVGAVLRASLQGYRLTPRERQIALELGTGDTSPAIADRLNLSVCTVRRHTERVFAKLGVRTRAELSRRIGALSAQP, encoded by the coding sequence ATGTCGCTCCCACTGCAGGCCGTCGCGGCTTTCCTCGCGGATTTCAACATTCCGCACTGCTGGTTCAGTTCCGCCAATCACACAACCGGCCTCTCTGGCGTACTCGGCTGGAGACCCGAAGAGATCGCCGGTGTGGAGCGCGAGCTCGGAACGATCGCCGCCAACCTGCTCGGCACACGCGGTCGCCCTGCACACGCGGAGTGCGCACCGATCCTCGTGTGCGTCGGGACGCGGCGGGTCTCGGTCGTCGTTCGCGTCTACCGGACGGGCCCGTCCACACACCGACTCCTCTGCGTCCTGGTGCCATCCACCGCGACGCCGGAGGCTGGCCAGGACGTCGGCGCCGTGTTGCGCGCCTCGTTGCAGGGCTACCGCCTCACACCACGCGAGCGGCAGATCGCACTCGAGCTCGGCACCGGTGACACCTCTCCTGCCATTGCCGATCGGCTGAACCTCTCGGTGTGCACCGTGCGGCGGCACACCGAGCGCGTCTTCGCAAAGCTCGGCGTCCGCACTCGGGCCGAACTGTCACGGCGCATCGGCGCACTGTCCGCCCAGCCATGA
- a CDS encoding lipid A deacylase LpxR family protein, whose protein sequence is MALSTAPGSIHGACIRRRAAILLGLIVAGECRGQAVRGTPGRDTAWFDRERSVSIAVENDAFGFGGTDASYTQGLRVLMEFARAPRAMVTLNRFLAPARRPRSGARAVAACTQAILAAADTSGRECLTVGFALTQTQFTPANILDSILDPSDRPYAGLLTASVAATLRWKDASALSEVSVGVIGPLAFAEQTQSLAHWTWSFGSPRPLGWRNQLRTAPLVSLRTAYAKVLGQLSVPWPAATAVPGGKRPVSRVRVFDAQVSPEIIVGTVMQRASVGARLRAGWNIDRTPAPSPIPATLLNDAFAAVTPDIVSPIGLTGKMLLKSHVPAVLAQDTASYPLVKADRLVAPVPSAASQKVVARADGNVATRVVASVARNVWGQVFAGGTVRAVGGNALLSGSRWADTGPTGWRTVHQLDIAHGVMESALGWTVGWRRFSVTQQWLWRSNEFHSGAPWHSFGSLAVAMSSRARPSP, encoded by the coding sequence ATGGCGCTGAGCACTGCACCCGGCAGCATCCACGGCGCGTGCATCCGGCGCCGCGCGGCGATCCTGCTCGGCCTCATCGTGGCGGGCGAGTGTCGCGGCCAGGCGGTCCGCGGCACGCCAGGACGTGACACGGCATGGTTCGATCGCGAACGCTCCGTCTCGATCGCGGTCGAGAACGATGCGTTCGGATTCGGTGGCACCGACGCCTCGTACACGCAGGGGCTGCGCGTCCTGATGGAGTTCGCGCGCGCGCCACGCGCGATGGTCACGCTCAACCGGTTCCTGGCCCCGGCTCGTCGCCCACGGTCGGGCGCGCGGGCCGTGGCGGCCTGCACGCAGGCCATCCTCGCGGCTGCGGATACGTCAGGGCGCGAATGTCTGACGGTCGGCTTTGCGCTGACACAGACCCAGTTCACTCCGGCGAACATCCTGGACTCGATCCTCGACCCCAGCGATCGCCCGTACGCCGGCCTGCTGACCGCGTCCGTGGCCGCGACGTTGCGCTGGAAGGATGCGTCGGCGTTGAGCGAAGTCAGTGTCGGCGTCATCGGCCCCCTTGCGTTCGCCGAGCAGACGCAGAGCCTCGCGCACTGGACCTGGTCGTTCGGCAGTCCGCGTCCGCTCGGATGGCGGAACCAGCTTCGCACCGCGCCGTTGGTCAGCCTGCGGACGGCGTACGCGAAGGTGCTGGGGCAGCTGTCCGTCCCATGGCCTGCGGCCACCGCGGTACCGGGAGGGAAGCGGCCGGTCTCCCGTGTCCGCGTGTTCGACGCGCAGGTGTCACCCGAGATCATCGTCGGGACCGTGATGCAGCGCGCCTCCGTCGGGGCCAGGCTGCGTGCCGGCTGGAACATCGACCGGACACCGGCACCATCCCCGATTCCAGCCACGCTGCTCAACGACGCGTTCGCGGCGGTCACACCCGACATCGTGTCGCCCATCGGCCTGACGGGCAAGATGCTCCTCAAGAGTCACGTCCCTGCCGTGCTTGCACAGGACACCGCGTCGTACCCGCTGGTCAAGGCGGATCGGCTGGTCGCACCGGTACCCTCCGCCGCATCACAGAAGGTCGTCGCGCGGGCCGACGGCAACGTGGCGACCCGGGTTGTCGCCTCCGTCGCGAGGAATGTGTGGGGACAGGTCTTCGCGGGCGGCACGGTCCGCGCCGTCGGCGGCAATGCGCTGCTCTCCGGTTCACGCTGGGCAGATACCGGGCCGACCGGCTGGCGTACGGTGCATCAGCTCGACATTGCACACGGCGTCATGGAAAGCGCGCTCGGGTGGACTGTCGGCTGGCGCCGGTTCTCCGTCACGCAACAGTGGCTGTGGCGATCGAATGAGTTTCATTCCGGTGCACCCTGGCATTCGTTCGGGTCGCTGGCAGTCGCGATGTCATCTCGGGCACGTCCGTCGCCGTGA
- a CDS encoding PKD domain-containing protein, with protein sequence MARRAIRALRRIVLLPALLLGACVERTPTQPGSTGPVAPPDVSTATLNVAPGALFAVSPRYPAPGDTVTVDGSYSYDGDGQVVQYRWSFGNGVTTSTGATSRTVYRAAGTYPLSLTVIDDAGDSSTTTLSFTVGSGGTPATAISGSASTLVISAASVTAGTGVTATVTAKSADGTVRSGVPVAVSALGHNISATPATATTDGSGVATAVVSSAVAQASTVRAVADFTALTTTRALTITPAAVSAARSTMRLTQSSLTALTDTAIVEVTVRDTAGNVAPGVAVSLASSVAGLTMPAASLTDADGRWRGVVRMTALCGGTAATLTATAGGVPLATTVAVTGTATASYGVCGAALWLDAADLSTLTLDGSNRVSQWRDRSGNARHAANATLAEQPTAVAGALHGLRTVRYTTAALLRSQGVLQGITDAAEVFVVASATASQTGDTFLFGADSQFVVHPNERFSVHLPWANGNVAWDFGTCCAVPGARIGINYAAAGVALAAAQWSVGTMTGSTPERHIRRNGTTLVSDTGTDTLGFADQALRIGNSWGGDIAELLVFPRALTAPERAAVENGLMAKWSLGTLALTAGNSQSTAAGTSPATAPQVRVTNAAGTGVSGATVTFTVTSGGGRVNAALTATVTTDGSGYASAPDWVLDVGSNQLTASHGGQGVVFTGTGTLPTGMSLRLDMADSSNIFTGSGCTGAVSNGSSVGCVRDKSGNAYHALQATAGARATFSTSAQNGRSSLSFNLASDQYLIVNAAAIRSLRSTSRTVFAVARCTATTDNATNNGGAIVNWVGFNTGLHLSGYPVPTWVSSDTWENPGTGGAASFVGTWLDASASIVVTNTLAVTGSTFDSTIWRDGGNSNSSGAVAGTMTGAADLYVGIASPGTGGYNWRLNGRISEVIIYPRVVTTAERQEVERYLGWKWGISVP encoded by the coding sequence GTGGCGCGCCGCGCCATTCGGGCGCTGCGCCGCATCGTCCTGCTCCCGGCGCTGTTGCTCGGTGCGTGCGTGGAGCGCACGCCCACGCAGCCCGGCAGCACGGGACCGGTGGCGCCACCGGACGTCTCGACCGCCACGCTGAACGTCGCCCCCGGCGCCCTCTTCGCCGTCTCGCCCCGCTATCCGGCGCCTGGCGACACGGTCACCGTGGACGGCAGCTACAGCTACGACGGTGACGGACAGGTGGTGCAGTACCGCTGGAGCTTCGGCAACGGGGTCACCACCAGCACCGGTGCCACGTCGCGCACGGTGTACCGCGCGGCCGGCACCTATCCCCTGTCGCTCACCGTCATCGACGACGCGGGGGACTCCTCCACCACCACGCTGTCGTTCACTGTCGGCAGCGGCGGCACGCCGGCCACCGCGATCAGCGGCAGCGCGAGCACGCTGGTGATCAGCGCGGCGAGCGTGACCGCCGGCACCGGTGTCACGGCCACCGTCACCGCGAAGAGTGCCGACGGCACCGTGCGCAGCGGCGTGCCGGTCGCCGTGAGCGCACTCGGCCACAACATCTCGGCAACGCCCGCCACCGCCACCACCGATGGCAGTGGCGTGGCCACCGCCGTGGTCAGCAGCGCCGTCGCGCAGGCCAGCACCGTGCGTGCCGTGGCCGACTTCACCGCGCTCACCACCACCCGCGCGCTCACGATCACGCCGGCGGCGGTGAGTGCCGCGCGCAGCACCATGCGGCTCACGCAGTCGAGTCTCACCGCGCTCACCGACACCGCCATCGTCGAGGTCACCGTCCGCGACACGGCCGGCAACGTCGCCCCCGGCGTGGCCGTCTCACTCGCCAGCTCGGTCGCGGGGCTGACGATGCCCGCCGCCAGTCTCACCGACGCCGACGGGCGCTGGCGCGGTGTGGTGCGCATGACGGCGCTGTGTGGTGGCACGGCGGCCACGCTCACGGCCACCGCGGGGGGCGTGCCGCTGGCGACGACGGTGGCCGTCACCGGCACCGCCACCGCCAGCTATGGCGTCTGCGGCGCGGCCCTCTGGCTCGACGCCGCAGACCTCTCCACGTTGACGCTGGATGGCAGCAACCGCGTGTCGCAGTGGCGGGACCGGAGCGGCAATGCGCGACACGCCGCAAACGCCACCCTCGCCGAGCAGCCGACCGCGGTTGCCGGGGCACTGCACGGCTTGCGCACCGTGCGCTACACCACGGCGGCGCTGCTCCGCAGTCAGGGGGTGCTGCAGGGCATCACGGATGCCGCGGAGGTCTTCGTGGTGGCCAGCGCCACGGCCTCGCAGACCGGTGACACGTTCCTGTTCGGCGCGGACTCGCAGTTCGTGGTGCACCCGAACGAGCGGTTCAGCGTGCACCTGCCGTGGGCCAACGGCAACGTCGCGTGGGACTTCGGCACCTGCTGCGCCGTGCCGGGGGCGCGGATCGGGATCAACTATGCGGCCGCCGGCGTGGCCCTCGCGGCCGCGCAGTGGAGCGTCGGGACGATGACCGGCAGCACCCCGGAGCGCCACATCCGCCGCAACGGCACCACGCTCGTCTCCGACACTGGCACCGACACGCTGGGCTTCGCGGATCAGGCCCTGCGCATCGGCAACAGCTGGGGCGGTGACATCGCGGAGCTGCTCGTCTTTCCCCGCGCCCTCACCGCGCCCGAGCGTGCGGCCGTCGAGAATGGCCTGATGGCGAAGTGGTCGCTCGGCACACTCGCGCTCACCGCCGGCAACAGCCAGAGCACCGCGGCGGGCACCAGTCCGGCGACGGCACCGCAGGTGCGCGTGACGAACGCCGCCGGCACCGGTGTCTCCGGTGCCACGGTGACGTTCACCGTCACCAGCGGTGGCGGTCGTGTGAACGCGGCCCTCACCGCCACGGTCACCACCGATGGCAGTGGCTACGCCAGCGCGCCGGACTGGGTGCTCGACGTCGGCAGCAACCAGCTCACCGCCAGCCACGGCGGGCAGGGCGTGGTGTTCACGGGCACCGGCACGCTGCCCACCGGCATGAGCCTGCGCCTCGACATGGCCGACTCATCGAACATCTTCACCGGCAGCGGCTGCACGGGTGCCGTGAGCAACGGCAGCAGTGTGGGCTGCGTGCGCGACAAGAGCGGCAACGCGTATCACGCACTGCAGGCCACCGCCGGCGCGCGGGCCACGTTCAGCACCAGCGCGCAGAACGGGCGCAGCAGCCTGTCGTTCAACCTCGCCTCCGACCAGTACCTGATCGTGAACGCCGCCGCGATCCGTTCGCTGCGGAGCACGTCACGCACCGTGTTCGCGGTGGCGCGCTGCACGGCCACCACCGACAATGCCACCAACAACGGCGGTGCGATCGTGAACTGGGTCGGCTTCAACACCGGCCTCCACCTCAGCGGCTATCCCGTGCCCACGTGGGTGTCGTCGGACACCTGGGAGAATCCCGGCACTGGCGGGGCGGCGTCGTTCGTCGGCACCTGGCTCGACGCCAGCGCGTCGATCGTCGTCACGAACACCCTCGCGGTGACCGGCAGCACCTTCGATTCCACGATCTGGCGTGACGGCGGCAACTCCAACAGCAGCGGTGCGGTGGCCGGCACGATGACGGGCGCGGCGGACCTGTACGTCGGCATCGCATCCCCGGGCACGGGCGGCTACAACTGGCGGCTGAACGGGCGGATCAGTGAGGTGATCATCTATCCGCGGGTCGTGACGACGGCGGAGCGGCAGGAGGTGGAGCGGTACCTGGGGTGGAAGTGGGGGATCAGCGTGCCGTAG
- a CDS encoding PAS domain-containing protein, with the protein METPDPPLPRRDAVRLTPHSHEALKAEILSTADHMSAGELDTLPYGMIQLDATGRILKYNAVESRLAQLSQESTIGRKFFTEVAPCTKVQQFHGQFKEGVLRESLDTTFQFHFAFKQNPRDVTVRLFYSKRTRSVWVMISDREGNPIV; encoded by the coding sequence ATGGAGACCCCGGACCCCCCGCTGCCGCGCCGCGATGCGGTGCGCCTGACGCCGCACTCGCACGAGGCGCTGAAGGCCGAGATCCTGTCCACGGCCGACCACATGTCGGCGGGGGAGCTGGACACGCTGCCGTACGGCATGATCCAGCTCGACGCGACGGGGCGCATCCTGAAGTACAACGCGGTCGAGAGCCGCCTCGCGCAGCTGTCGCAGGAGTCCACCATCGGCCGCAAGTTCTTCACCGAGGTGGCGCCCTGCACGAAGGTCCAGCAGTTCCACGGCCAGTTCAAGGAGGGCGTGCTGCGCGAGTCGCTGGACACGACCTTCCAGTTCCACTTCGCCTTCAAGCAGAACCCGCGCGACGTGACGGTCCGCCTCTTCTACAGCAAGCGGACGCGCAGTGTCTGGGTCATGATCTCCGACCGCGAAGGCAACCCGATCGTGTAG